One genomic region from Clarias gariepinus isolate MV-2021 ecotype Netherlands chromosome 22, CGAR_prim_01v2, whole genome shotgun sequence encodes:
- the si:dkey-78k11.9 gene encoding P2Y purinoceptor 1 — translation MANFTSNACWKINYDFPKIFLTVVYVITFIFGLLGNCLGLKSIFTNWRKMGNIKILALNLCITDIMYVLTLPFLLTYQVRKQGWIFGDPFCKVTRFIFNVNLYGSIGFLTCISVYRYLGIVHTMRVKGRINVRHSIGISALVWIVVLIQCLPDVFYEKTFENRLKCYDSTTDDYLDSYLKYSIIQTAVGLVIPFVIIVCSYGHVAVILVTKKDIGDSALKVKCLRLVVILALLFSICFIPVVIFRNLNLMTRISKKRGICKPWYSSIYIAKQISDGLACLNSAINPLVYLLNSNKLLKRYFSFKGKEQQDPRSIELSQLRSTED, via the coding sequence ATGGCCAACTTTACTTCTAACGCCTGCTGGAAGATTAACTATGACTTCCCGAAGATCTTCTTAACTGTTGTATATGttatcacttttatttttggacTTCTTGGCAACTGCTTGGGCTTGAAATCAATTTTTACAAACTGGAGGAAGATGGGAAACATTAAAATACTGGCTTTAAACCTGTGCATTACGGATATCATGTACGTGCTTACTTTGCCATTTCTGTTGACCTATCAAGTGCGAAAACAAGGATGGATATTTGGAGACCCTTTCTGCAAGGTAACAAGATTCATATTCAACGTGAATCTCTATGGGAGTATTGGATTTCTCACCTGCATCAGCGTGTACAGGTATCTGGGCATTGTGCACACTATGAGGGTAAAAGGCAGGATAAACGTGAGGCATTCTATAGGAATATCTGCACTGGTCTGGATTGTGGTTTTGATTCAATGCCTGCCTGATGTGTTTTATGAGAAAACATTCGAAAATAGACTTAAATGCTATGACTCAACTACTGATGATTACCTTGATTCTTACCTAAAATACAGCATTATACAGACTGCTGTTGGACTTGTTATCCCTTTTGTCATAATAGTCTGTTCCTATGGCCATGTGGCTGTGATTCTAGTCACCAAGAAAGACATCGGAGACAGCGCGCTGAAGGTGAAGTGCCTCAGGCTGGTGGTGATTCTCGCCCTGCTCTTTTCCATATGTTTCATCCCTGTCGTCATCTTCAGAAATCTCAACTTGATGACTCGCATTTCAAAAAAGAGGGGCATCTGTAAGCCATGGTATTCCAGCATATACATCGCCAAACAGATAAGCGATGGACTAGCGTGTCTGAACAGCGCCATTAACCCACTGGTGTATCTGTTGAACAGTAATAAACTGCTGAAGAGGTATTTCAGTTTCAAGGGAAAAGAACAACAAGATCCACGTTCAATTGAACTCTCACAACTGCGATCAACAGAGGACTGA